The nucleotide sequence TAGTAGCGACGCGCGACATCGACGAACTTGGTGGCGACGCGACGTCGCGCGCCCTGCTGCTGCTGACCGACGACCCCGGCCGTCATCAGACGGCAGGCCGCGATCTCCAGATCCAGAGGCTCATAGAGACCTTCGGCGCCATGCTCGAGCAGCACGTCCTTGCCGGCGATGCCCAGATCAGCCGCTCCCAGCTGCACATAGGTCGGCACATCGGTGGCGCGAATGATGACCAGCTTGACGTCAGGCAGATTGGTATCGAAGAGCAGCTTGCGGCTCTTGTCCAGATCTTCCAGCGGTTCGATGCCGGCATCCGCCAGCAGCGGCAGGGTTTCCTTGAGGATACGCCCCTTGGAAAGGGCGACGACCAGTTGCTTGCTCATGGGGTATTCGCCCGTGCTTGTGCGTAAGAATTCAGCAGACGCTGCCGACCTGCGATGGCCGGCAGCGCATGGAGGCAGGACTCGGCTCAACCGGCGGAG is from Cobetia marina and encodes:
- the hisG gene encoding ATP phosphoribosyltransferase, which encodes MSKQLVVALSKGRILKETLPLLADAGIEPLEDLDKSRKLLFDTNLPDVKLVIIRATDVPTYVQLGAADLGIAGKDVLLEHGAEGLYEPLDLEIAACRLMTAGVVGQQQQGARRRVATKFVDVARRYYAEQGIQAEVIKLYGAMELAPLMNLADEIVDIVDTGNTLRANGMEPRELITDISTRLVVNKAAMTMKHDRLKPLIDRLRQAVEARRDA